A genomic region of Chelonia mydas isolate rCheMyd1 chromosome 9, rCheMyd1.pri.v2, whole genome shotgun sequence contains the following coding sequences:
- the TMEM212 gene encoding transmembrane protein 212 isoform X1, with product MKTKSLYEGTGGTLITFGIISIFSGIFAFFPVFSYKPWFAGWSVRIACPIWNGTLAVIAGVLILLADRGQTQRSLWEASFTFGILSIMGSPIQFAVAIVSILLGPYCYYSFAGIAGTNYLGYAVLFPFPYKEFMSLCKDPLHYEWYHLVLQILDLCSSFVMFCGSLAIVIKLTKRLLQFGHLNVSINHYGESGLLPITQ from the exons aTGAAAACAAAGAGCCTGTATGAGGGTACCGGAGGGACACTTATTACCTTTGGGATTATAAGCATTTTCTCTGGAATTTTTgctttctttcctgttttttcttaTAAGCCTTGGTTTGCTGGCTGGAGCGTTCGAATCGCCTGTCCCATCTGGAATGGAACTTTG GCTGTTATTGCTGGTGTACTTATTCTTTTGGCTGACAGAGGACAAACACAAAGATCACTT TGGGAAGCTAGCTTCACCTTTGGCATATTGAGCATCATGGGCTCCCCAATTCAATTTGCTGTTGCAATTGTCTCCATCCTGCTTGGTCCATATTGCTACTATTCATTTGCTGGAATTGCAGGGACCAACTATCTTGGTTATGCAGTTTTGTTCCCTTTTCCCTACAAGGAATTTATGTCTCTCTGCAAGGACCCATTGCACTACGAGTGGTACCATCTGGTTCTACAAATACTAGACCTTTGCTCAAGTTTTGTCATGTTTTGTGGTTCTTTGGCTATTGTGATCAAGCTCACTAAAAGACTGCTCCAATTTGGACATTTAAATGTGAGTATCAATCATTATGGGGAAAGCGGATTACTGCCAATAACACAGTA
- the TMEM212 gene encoding transmembrane protein 212 isoform X2: MKTKSLYEGTGGTLITFGIISIFSGIFAFFPVFSYKPWFAGWSVRIACPIWNGTLAVIAGVLILLADRGQTQRSLWEASFTFGILSIMGSPIQFAVAIVSILLGPYCYYSFAGIAGTNYLGYAVLFPFPYKEFMSLCKDPLHYEWYHLVLQILDLCSSFVMFCGSLAIVIKLTKRLLQFGHLNE; the protein is encoded by the exons aTGAAAACAAAGAGCCTGTATGAGGGTACCGGAGGGACACTTATTACCTTTGGGATTATAAGCATTTTCTCTGGAATTTTTgctttctttcctgttttttcttaTAAGCCTTGGTTTGCTGGCTGGAGCGTTCGAATCGCCTGTCCCATCTGGAATGGAACTTTG GCTGTTATTGCTGGTGTACTTATTCTTTTGGCTGACAGAGGACAAACACAAAGATCACTT TGGGAAGCTAGCTTCACCTTTGGCATATTGAGCATCATGGGCTCCCCAATTCAATTTGCTGTTGCAATTGTCTCCATCCTGCTTGGTCCATATTGCTACTATTCATTTGCTGGAATTGCAGGGACCAACTATCTTGGTTATGCAGTTTTGTTCCCTTTTCCCTACAAGGAATTTATGTCTCTCTGCAAGGACCCATTGCACTACGAGTGGTACCATCTGGTTCTACAAATACTAGACCTTTGCTCAAGTTTTGTCATGTTTTGTGGTTCTTTGGCTATTGTGATCAAGCTCACTAAAAGACTGCTCCAATTTGGACATTTAAAT